A portion of the uncultured Draconibacterium sp. genome contains these proteins:
- a CDS encoding glycoside hydrolase family 88 protein has translation MNKTILILLATVLLSGSSMAQKAGNEKLFKDKYIKKTMTKALNWQLDHPKHELYDWTNGAFYAGVFAAFETTGSKKIWKAMYEMGEANEWKPGPRLHHADDHVICQTYIDMYRVSGDKKMIAPFIATMDKFMETPYEAEGIFEKTWWWCDALFMAPPAFVKLGMTLDDDKYLKLSDKLWKETYNLLWDKEYHLYARDMSYKWNEPVIEEKHEANGKKIFWSRGNGWVMGGLVRVLSELPEDYPNRDFYIQNYKEMAAKIVSLQQEDGLWRASLLDPESFPGGEASGSGFYCYALAWGINNGILDKDTYLPAVEKAWVGLNGLIQPDGHVGWCQPIGADPRKNFEADSWEVYGTGAFLLAGSEVKKLY, from the coding sequence ATGAATAAAACGATTCTAATTCTTCTTGCCACTGTTCTGCTAAGCGGATCTTCAATGGCACAAAAAGCCGGAAATGAAAAGCTTTTTAAAGACAAATACATAAAAAAGACCATGACCAAAGCCCTGAACTGGCAATTGGATCATCCAAAACACGAGTTGTACGACTGGACCAACGGTGCATTTTATGCCGGAGTGTTTGCAGCCTTCGAAACAACCGGTTCGAAAAAGATATGGAAGGCCATGTACGAAATGGGAGAGGCCAACGAATGGAAACCGGGACCACGTTTACATCATGCCGACGACCATGTGATTTGCCAGACTTACATTGATATGTACCGGGTGTCGGGTGATAAAAAAATGATTGCCCCTTTTATTGCAACTATGGATAAATTTATGGAAACACCTTACGAAGCCGAAGGTATTTTCGAAAAAACATGGTGGTGGTGTGATGCACTATTTATGGCACCTCCGGCATTTGTAAAACTGGGAATGACTTTAGACGATGATAAATACCTGAAACTTTCGGATAAATTGTGGAAGGAAACCTACAACTTGCTTTGGGATAAAGAATACCATTTGTATGCCCGCGATATGAGTTATAAATGGAACGAGCCCGTAATTGAAGAAAAGCACGAAGCCAACGGAAAGAAAATTTTCTGGTCGAGAGGAAACGGCTGGGTTATGGGCGGTTTGGTTCGTGTACTTTCTGAGTTGCCGGAGGATTATCCGAACCGCGATTTTTACATTCAGAATTACAAAGAAATGGCGGCAAAAATTGTTTCGCTGCAACAGGAAGACGGATTGTGGCGTGCCAGTTTGCTCGACCCGGAATCATTTCCCGGAGGAGAAGCCAGTGGATCAGGTTTTTACTGTTACGCTTTGGCGTGGGGAATCAATAATGGAATTCTGGACAAAGACACTTACCTGCCTGCAGTTGAAAAAGCCTGGGTAGGATTAAATGGTTTGATTCAGCCCGATGGACACGTGGGCTGGTGTCAGCCAATTGGTGCCGATCCACGAAAAAACTTCGAAGCTGACAGTTGGGAAGTATACGGAACAGGAGCCTTTTTACTGGCTGGCAGCGAGGTGAAAAAACTGTATTAA
- a CDS encoding LytTR family transcriptional regulator DNA-binding domain-containing protein, giving the protein MNLSFFNNSFSLLDRKKDRYFLIITVLVFSIFFINVFKPWNIGRWYSDSPLVQFLRLSSYGFISSLVFLFTQFPLRRIFHQQTFNLKNYLLWIFIEIVLISLVYIFLYGNPVGNFINDFLFSLKYTVLGIMIPYTFALLLIYYKKHSEEIEQLQNRLSGTAQNQLLTFTDDKGKPRFSIRCKDFLYIESTDNYVTVNFILEGRLHRKLLRNTMKNMESQLGSESILRCHRSFMVNTQNVNFVQKENKKLSLHLNFSEVTIPVSEKYSPLLLSVLS; this is encoded by the coding sequence TTGAACCTATCATTTTTTAATAACAGCTTTAGTTTGCTCGACCGCAAAAAAGACAGGTACTTTCTTATTATTACCGTTCTGGTTTTCAGCATTTTCTTTATCAATGTTTTTAAACCCTGGAATATTGGTCGTTGGTATTCCGATTCACCCCTCGTTCAGTTTCTCCGACTTTCGAGCTATGGTTTTATTTCCTCGCTGGTATTCTTGTTCACACAGTTCCCACTTCGTAGGATCTTCCATCAACAAACATTCAACCTCAAAAACTACTTGTTGTGGATTTTTATTGAAATTGTATTGATCAGCCTCGTATATATTTTTCTGTATGGCAATCCGGTTGGCAACTTTATCAACGATTTCCTTTTTTCGTTAAAATATACCGTGCTTGGGATTATGATTCCCTACACTTTTGCGCTTCTTCTGATTTATTACAAAAAGCACAGCGAAGAAATTGAACAACTACAAAACAGGCTGTCAGGAACCGCCCAAAACCAGCTTTTAACTTTTACTGATGATAAAGGAAAACCACGTTTTTCAATTCGATGTAAGGATTTTCTTTACATTGAGTCAACCGACAACTATGTAACCGTAAACTTTATACTGGAAGGAAGATTACATCGAAAATTATTGCGTAATACCATGAAAAATATGGAAAGCCAGCTGGGGTCCGAATCGATACTGCGTTGTCATCGTTCGTTTATGGTGAATACCCAAAATGTTAACTTTGTTCAGAAAGAAAATAAAAAGCTAAGTCTACATCTGAATTTTTCTGAAGTTACTATTCCGGTATCTGAAAAATATTCGCCCCTGCTTTTATCCGTTTTATCCTAG
- a CDS encoding Crp/Fnr family transcriptional regulator, with protein MTTIEKDNFIQYKNQLGAFIKATSDISDSSWAKVCDIMQFYKVKKGTRLLDYLRVEHAVRFLGDGIVKCEDHFNGNSFVYDFRVAPIILSETFSFLNNKPSRITLEAVTDCEFIELPRETFIPLLFSNPDLAKFATIGVANYLGMTHYKLALRRTLNAENRYKQFLREFPLVAKYCELKDISSYLDITPQSLSRIRKTIRWTKEELELEVLSNELEVVQGS; from the coding sequence ATGACGACCATCGAGAAAGATAATTTTATACAGTACAAAAATCAATTAGGCGCGTTTATTAAAGCAACAAGTGACATCTCTGACTCCTCCTGGGCAAAGGTTTGCGACATTATGCAATTCTATAAAGTAAAGAAAGGTACGAGATTACTGGATTACTTAAGGGTGGAACATGCCGTCCGGTTTTTGGGAGATGGCATTGTAAAATGTGAAGATCATTTTAATGGAAATTCTTTTGTGTATGACTTTAGGGTTGCGCCAATTATACTGAGTGAAACATTTTCGTTTCTCAATAATAAACCATCACGCATTACTTTGGAAGCGGTAACCGATTGTGAGTTCATTGAACTTCCACGCGAAACTTTTATTCCGCTGTTATTTTCAAATCCTGATCTGGCAAAGTTTGCCACTATTGGAGTTGCCAATTACCTCGGAATGACTCACTACAAACTGGCATTACGCCGGACACTGAATGCAGAAAATCGTTACAAACAGTTTTTGAGGGAATTTCCGCTGGTTGCCAAATATTGTGAACTAAAAGATATCTCATCGTATTTGGATATCACTCCACAGAGCCTCAGTAGGATAAGAAAAACAATCCGGTGGACAAAAGAAGAATTGGAACTGGAGGTTTTAAGTAATGAACTGGAAGTAGTACAAGGATCCTAA
- a CDS encoding TlpA disulfide reductase family protein gives MKKLLSILSITLIAMSAFAQLSTIPEKEIPADYGYIVKIGQHIPDITMELTDGTKVSTADLKGKVAMLQFTASWCSVCRKEMPHIEKEIWQKHKNNDDFALIGVDMDEPLDKVKDFKKTMEITYPLALDPGADIFYTFAAKGAGVTRNVIVDKTGKIVYMTRLFKEDEFNEMVEVIDFLLKE, from the coding sequence ATGAAAAAGCTACTATCCATCCTTAGCATAACATTAATAGCCATGTCAGCATTTGCCCAATTGAGCACCATTCCGGAAAAGGAAATTCCGGCCGATTACGGTTACATTGTTAAAATTGGTCAGCACATACCCGATATTACAATGGAACTTACCGACGGCACAAAAGTGTCAACCGCCGATTTAAAAGGAAAAGTAGCCATGTTGCAATTTACGGCCAGCTGGTGTTCGGTGTGCCGCAAAGAAATGCCACACATTGAAAAAGAGATCTGGCAAAAACATAAAAACAACGATGATTTTGCATTAATTGGTGTTGACATGGACGAGCCACTCGATAAGGTGAAAGATTTCAAAAAAACGATGGAAATTACTTATCCGCTGGCACTTGATCCGGGTGCTGATATCTTTTACACTTTTGCCGCTAAAGGAGCCGGTGTTACCCGTAACGTTATTGTCGACAAAACAGGAAAGATTGTTTACATGACACGCCTTTTTAAAGAAGACGAATTCAATGAAATGGTGGAAGTGATCGATTTTTTGTTGAAAGAATAA
- a CDS encoding group 1 truncated hemoglobin yields MGKQEGKSLYERLGGIGGITTIVDDIVENHMSNPAINKRFLPLKDDPEHFAAVRQHLINFLAAGSGGPEQYTGKDMLSSHKGMNISQGEYMHTIDDIMKALAKNNIDEQTQKDVLAIAYSLKGDIAGV; encoded by the coding sequence ATGGGAAAACAAGAAGGAAAAAGCCTTTACGAAAGATTGGGAGGCATCGGAGGAATTACAACAATTGTTGACGACATTGTAGAAAACCACATGAGTAACCCGGCAATTAACAAACGATTTTTACCGTTAAAGGACGATCCGGAACATTTTGCAGCAGTGCGACAACACCTTATTAACTTTTTGGCCGCCGGAAGTGGTGGACCGGAACAATACACCGGAAAAGACATGCTTTCTTCTCACAAAGGAATGAACATTAGCCAGGGCGAATACATGCATACCATTGACGATATTATGAAAGCTTTGGCAAAAAACAACATTGATGAGCAAACGCAAAAAGATGTACTGGCAATTGCCTATTCGTTAAAAGGCGATATTGCAGGAGTTTGA
- the hisD gene encoding histidinol dehydrogenase: METYINPAKNTWTEILKRPLFDVSELYGRVQNILTEIREQGDEKLREYTERFDGVKVDKFEVSEEEIAKAEATIDQDLKDAIALAAENIKAFHSAQMPEVKKMETRPGVICWQKPVAIEKVGLYIPGGTAPLFSTVLMLALPAKIAGCKQIVLCSPPNKSGEIHPAILFAAKVAGVTQIYKLGGVQAIGAMAYGTETVPKTYKIFGPGNQYVTAAKQLVSMNEVSIDMPAGPSEVLVVADETSNPAFVASDLLSQAEHGADSQVVLVTNNEKTLKKVVAEVEAQVAQLPRKELAEKALSNSVLIVVSDDAERVDLINEYAPEHLIISTKSYMKLADKITNAGSVFLGEFTPESAGDYASGTNHTLPTNGWARSYSGVNLDSFLKKITFQEISKEGLLTIGPAIEKMAATEELEAHKNAVTLRLNQIKENGTK, translated from the coding sequence ATGGAAACTTATATAAATCCGGCCAAAAATACCTGGACCGAAATTTTAAAACGTCCGCTTTTCGATGTTTCGGAATTGTACGGCCGTGTGCAAAACATATTAACAGAAATTCGCGAGCAGGGCGATGAAAAACTGCGCGAATACACCGAACGTTTCGACGGTGTAAAAGTCGACAAATTTGAGGTTTCAGAGGAAGAAATTGCCAAAGCAGAAGCCACGATCGATCAGGATTTAAAAGACGCGATTGCTTTAGCTGCAGAAAACATCAAAGCTTTTCACAGCGCTCAAATGCCGGAAGTCAAAAAAATGGAAACCCGTCCGGGCGTTATCTGCTGGCAGAAACCGGTCGCCATCGAAAAAGTGGGTTTATATATTCCCGGAGGAACAGCACCACTTTTTTCAACGGTTTTGATGTTGGCTCTTCCGGCAAAAATTGCGGGTTGTAAACAAATTGTTCTTTGCTCACCACCGAATAAAAGTGGCGAAATTCATCCTGCAATTTTGTTTGCCGCAAAAGTTGCAGGTGTAACTCAAATTTATAAACTGGGTGGTGTACAGGCCATTGGAGCAATGGCGTACGGAACCGAAACAGTTCCAAAAACCTACAAGATTTTTGGTCCGGGAAATCAATACGTAACAGCTGCCAAACAGCTGGTCAGCATGAACGAAGTTTCAATCGATATGCCTGCCGGTCCGTCGGAAGTACTGGTTGTTGCCGACGAAACTTCAAATCCGGCTTTTGTGGCTTCCGATCTTTTGTCGCAGGCCGAACACGGTGCCGATAGCCAAGTGGTACTGGTCACCAATAACGAAAAAACTTTAAAGAAAGTAGTTGCCGAAGTTGAAGCGCAGGTAGCTCAACTGCCAAGAAAAGAACTGGCAGAAAAAGCACTTTCGAACAGTGTTCTGATTGTAGTTTCGGATGATGCTGAACGGGTAGATTTAATCAACGAATATGCGCCGGAACACCTAATCATCAGTACAAAAAGTTATATGAAACTAGCCGATAAAATCACTAACGCCGGATCGGTATTTCTGGGCGAATTCACACCTGAAAGTGCCGGTGATTATGCTTCCGGCACGAATCACACGCTGCCTACAAACGGTTGGGCACGATCGTACAGTGGTGTTAATCTGGATAGTTTCCTAAAAAAGATAACATTCCAGGAGATTAGTAAAGAAGGACTTTTGACAATTGGTCCGGCTATTGAAAAAATGGCTGCTACCGAAGAGCTTGAAGCGCACAAAAATGCAGTAACTTTACGCCTTAATCAGATTAAAGAAAATGGAACTAAATAA
- the hisB gene encoding bifunctional histidinol-phosphatase/imidazoleglycerol-phosphate dehydratase HisB, with the protein MKKVLFIDRDGTLNYETADEQIDAFDKLEFLPKVFRNMHYISKNLDYELVMVTNQDGLGTDSFPEDTFWPVHNFILKAFENEGVTFDDICIDRHFPEDNSTTRKPATGMLTKYIEGDYDLANSFVIGDRKTDIMLAKNLGAKGIFINNGDQVEELEKEGLADVCALISDDWDDIYACVASPQRTAKVERTTKETAISVSLNLDGSGVCNISTGLGFFDHMLEQIGRHSGVDLDIRVKGDLEVDEHHTIEDTALALGEAFKNAVGNKLGMERYGFCLPMDECLVMAAIDFGGRPWLVWEAEFKREMVGDMPTEMFMHFFKSFSDAALCNLNIKAEGANEHHKIEAIFKALAKSIKMAIRRDVFNFDLPSTKGKL; encoded by the coding sequence ATGAAGAAAGTACTATTTATAGACCGCGACGGTACCTTGAATTACGAAACTGCCGACGAACAAATCGATGCATTTGATAAGCTGGAGTTTCTGCCCAAGGTTTTCCGCAATATGCACTACATCAGCAAAAACCTGGATTACGAGCTGGTAATGGTTACCAACCAGGATGGTTTAGGTACCGATTCGTTTCCGGAAGATACGTTTTGGCCGGTACATAATTTTATACTAAAAGCATTTGAAAACGAAGGTGTTACTTTCGACGACATATGTATCGATCGCCACTTTCCTGAAGATAACTCAACAACACGCAAACCGGCAACCGGAATGCTAACAAAATACATCGAGGGCGATTACGACCTGGCTAACAGTTTTGTAATCGGCGATCGGAAAACCGATATTATGCTGGCGAAAAACCTTGGAGCAAAAGGTATTTTCATTAATAACGGTGACCAGGTGGAAGAACTGGAAAAAGAAGGACTGGCGGATGTTTGTGCATTGATTTCCGACGACTGGGATGATATTTACGCTTGTGTGGCCTCGCCACAACGAACTGCAAAAGTTGAACGAACCACAAAAGAAACGGCAATTTCTGTTTCGCTAAATCTCGATGGATCGGGAGTATGTAATATTTCAACCGGTTTGGGTTTCTTCGATCACATGCTGGAACAAATTGGCCGTCATAGTGGCGTTGATCTCGATATCCGGGTAAAAGGAGATTTGGAGGTCGACGAACATCATACGATTGAAGATACGGCGCTGGCTTTAGGCGAAGCATTTAAAAATGCAGTTGGCAATAAACTGGGTATGGAACGTTACGGATTTTGCCTGCCAATGGACGAGTGCCTGGTAATGGCTGCTATTGATTTTGGCGGTCGCCCGTGGTTAGTTTGGGAAGCCGAATTTAAACGCGAAATGGTTGGCGACATGCCTACCGAAATGTTTATGCATTTCTTTAAATCATTCTCTGATGCGGCGTTGTGTAATTTGAATATCAAAGCTGAAGGAGCCAACGAACATCATAAAATTGAAGCGATTTTCAAAGCATTGGCAAAATCGATAAAAATGGCAATACGCCGCGATGTTTTTAACTTCGATTTGCCATCAACAAAAGGAAAATTATAA
- a CDS encoding GxxExxY protein: MIENQITEEIIGCAIKVHQNLGPGLLESAYQECLFYELKKAGLKVEKEKPLPLIYEDVKLECGYRLDLLVEDTIIVEIKSVEALSDIHLAQVLTYLKLNDSKIGLLINFNVLQLVKGLKRVINKYKK, translated from the coding sequence ATGATTGAAAATCAAATTACAGAAGAAATCATTGGATGTGCGATTAAAGTACACCAGAATCTGGGACCTGGGTTATTGGAATCTGCTTATCAGGAATGTCTTTTTTACGAGCTAAAGAAAGCAGGTTTAAAAGTTGAAAAAGAAAAACCTCTTCCTCTTATCTACGAAGATGTTAAGCTTGAATGCGGTTATAGACTAGACTTATTGGTTGAGGATACAATAATTGTTGAAATAAAATCGGTTGAAGCATTAAGCGATATTCATTTAGCTCAGGTTCTAACTTACTTAAAGCTAAACGATAGCAAAATTGGATTATTAATAAACTTTAATGTTCTCCAACTTGTAAAAGGACTAAAAAGAGTAATTAACAAATACAAAAAATAA
- the ssb gene encoding single-stranded DNA-binding protein, with protein MNALRNSVRLLGHLGEDPKVRRLESGKVVANFNIATNEIYRDSHGNKQTETTWHRLVAWGKNAEVAEKYLKKGKEIAIEGKLTNRQWEDKNGEKQYMTEVVINSLLMLDKASN; from the coding sequence ATGAATGCATTAAGAAACAGCGTACGATTGTTAGGTCACCTGGGAGAAGATCCAAAAGTAAGACGATTAGAGAGTGGAAAAGTAGTTGCCAATTTTAATATTGCAACCAACGAAATTTATCGCGACAGCCACGGTAATAAGCAAACCGAAACTACATGGCACCGTTTGGTAGCCTGGGGTAAAAATGCAGAGGTGGCTGAGAAATATCTGAAAAAAGGAAAAGAGATTGCCATTGAAGGAAAATTGACCAATCGGCAATGGGAAGACAAAAACGGGGAGAAACAGTATATGACCGAGGTGGTTATTAATTCCTTACTGATGTTGGACAAAGCTTCGAATTAA
- the hisH gene encoding imidazole glycerol phosphate synthase subunit HisH, with product MNIVIIKYNAGNIESVNNALNRLGVNAEITADHDKIRNADKVIFPGVGEASTTMAYLRENKLDELIVSLKQPVLGICLGLQLMCSHSEENDTNCLGIFDEQVKRFIPKPGEEYVTKVPHMGWNAIKDLKSDLFTADLENEYVYFVHSYYAEKSEHTIATCDYILPFSAALHRDNFYATQFHPEKSGIIGAKILENFLKL from the coding sequence ATGAACATTGTAATAATAAAATACAACGCCGGAAACATTGAATCGGTAAACAATGCGCTTAACCGATTGGGTGTGAATGCGGAGATTACTGCGGATCATGACAAGATCAGAAATGCCGATAAAGTGATCTTTCCGGGAGTTGGCGAGGCCAGCACAACAATGGCTTACCTGCGCGAAAACAAACTCGATGAACTGATCGTTTCGCTGAAACAACCGGTTTTGGGTATTTGCCTCGGATTGCAGTTGATGTGCTCGCACTCGGAAGAAAATGATACCAATTGTTTGGGTATTTTCGATGAGCAAGTAAAACGTTTTATTCCCAAACCGGGCGAAGAATATGTTACCAAAGTTCCGCACATGGGCTGGAATGCCATTAAAGACCTGAAAAGCGACCTTTTTACGGCCGACCTGGAAAATGAGTACGTTTACTTTGTGCACTCGTATTATGCCGAAAAAAGCGAGCATACCATTGCCACCTGCGACTATATTCTTCCGTTTAGTGCTGCTTTGCACCGCGATAATTTTTATGCAACCCAATTTCACCCGGAAAAAAGCGGGATAATCGGCGCAAAAATATTAGAGAATTTTCTAAAACTCTAA
- the purU gene encoding formyltetrahydrofolate deformylase encodes MKTIKTLHEKKDTAILLIHCPDKQGILATVTEFLNKNKGNILYLDQHVDRQEKIFYMRVEWELENFAIPADKIGEYFDTLIGSPLQMNWKIYFSNEVPRMALFVSKMPHCLFDILARYTAGEWDVEIPMIISNHETLRPVAERFDIDFHYFPINKENKEEQEAAELKLLRENNIDFVVLARYMQILSEDFVKNYPNKVINIHHSFLPAFAGAKPYHAAHTRGVKIIGATSHYVTSDLDAGPIIEQDVTRCSHVDTVQKLIRKGRDLEKIVLSKAVYKHLQRKVLVYKNRTVVFN; translated from the coding sequence ATGAAAACGATAAAAACTCTACACGAAAAAAAGGACACTGCAATACTGTTAATTCACTGTCCTGATAAACAAGGAATTCTTGCAACAGTAACTGAATTCCTGAATAAAAACAAAGGAAATATCCTTTACCTCGATCAGCATGTCGATCGACAGGAAAAGATCTTTTACATGCGTGTTGAATGGGAACTGGAAAACTTCGCGATTCCTGCCGATAAAATCGGTGAGTATTTCGACACCTTGATTGGCAGTCCGCTGCAAATGAACTGGAAGATCTACTTTTCGAATGAAGTTCCGCGCATGGCACTTTTTGTATCGAAAATGCCGCACTGTTTATTCGATATTCTGGCGCGTTATACTGCCGGAGAATGGGATGTGGAAATACCGATGATTATTAGTAACCACGAAACCTTACGTCCGGTTGCCGAACGTTTTGATATTGATTTTCACTATTTCCCGATAAATAAAGAAAACAAAGAAGAACAGGAAGCCGCTGAGCTAAAACTGCTTAGAGAAAACAACATTGATTTTGTGGTTTTGGCGCGTTACATGCAGATCCTTTCGGAAGATTTTGTAAAGAACTACCCAAATAAAGTGATTAATATTCACCATTCGTTCTTACCGGCATTTGCGGGTGCAAAACCTTATCATGCAGCACATACGCGTGGAGTTAAAATTATTGGAGCAACAAGCCATTATGTAACTTCCGATCTTGATGCCGGCCCAATTATTGAACAAGACGTTACCCGTTGCAGCCACGTTGATACGGTACAAAAACTAATTCGCAAGGGTCGCGATCTGGAAAAGATTGTCCTTTCAAAAGCTGTTTACAAACACCTTCAGCGCAAAGTTTTGGTATATAAAAACCGAACGGTTGTGTTTAACTAA
- the hisG gene encoding ATP phosphoribosyltransferase has protein sequence MEKLKIAIQTKGRLNEDSMGLINEAGIGLSVGRRKLVSEAKNFPMDALFLRDDDIPQTVADGVADIGVVGENEMAEKDENVVIAKRLGFSKCRLSLAIPKSLDYPGVEFFNGKKIATSYPVILKKFLDQNNIKAEIHVITGSVEIAPGIGLADAIFDIVSSGSTLVSNRLKEVEVVMKSEAVLIANPNLSAEKQEILDELIFRIESVQRAEGKKYILLNVPNEKIEVITSLLPGMKSPTLVPLAKEGWSSMHSVIEENDFWDVIGKLKKAGAEGILVVPIEKMIF, from the coding sequence ATGGAAAAACTCAAAATTGCTATTCAGACAAAAGGAAGGTTAAACGAAGACTCAATGGGCCTGATCAACGAGGCAGGAATTGGATTGAGCGTAGGTAGACGAAAATTGGTATCGGAAGCGAAAAACTTCCCGATGGATGCCTTGTTCTTACGCGACGATGATATTCCGCAAACCGTTGCCGACGGTGTTGCCGACATTGGCGTTGTTGGCGAGAACGAAATGGCAGAGAAAGACGAGAACGTGGTAATTGCCAAACGTCTTGGATTCTCGAAATGCCGCCTATCGCTGGCTATTCCAAAGTCTCTCGATTATCCGGGAGTTGAATTCTTCAACGGCAAAAAAATTGCCACCTCCTACCCTGTTATTCTGAAAAAGTTTCTGGACCAAAACAACATTAAAGCAGAGATTCACGTAATTACCGGATCGGTAGAAATTGCGCCGGGAATTGGCTTGGCAGATGCGATTTTCGACATCGTAAGTTCGGGATCAACGCTGGTGAGCAACCGCCTGAAAGAAGTTGAGGTTGTTATGAAATCGGAAGCGGTATTGATTGCCAACCCTAACTTATCAGCTGAAAAACAAGAGATTCTTGACGAACTGATTTTCAGAATCGAGTCGGTACAACGTGCTGAAGGTAAAAAGTACATTCTTCTGAATGTTCCAAACGAAAAAATTGAAGTAATAACTTCGTTGCTTCCGGGAATGAAATCACCAACTTTAGTGCCACTTGCAAAAGAAGGCTGGAGCTCGATGCACTCGGTAATTGAAGAAAATGACTTTTGGGATGTAATTGGCAAATTGAAAAAAGCCGGTGCCGAAGGAATTTTGGTAGTTCCAATAGAGAAAATGATTTTTTAA
- the hisC gene encoding histidinol-phosphate transaminase, protein MELNNLLRENIKNLKPYSSARDEYSGDAMVFLDANENPFNEPYNRYPDPLQRLVKEKIAVLKKVGSENIFLGNGSDEPIDLLIRAFCEPGKDNVVSIDPTYGMYKVAADISGVELRKVSLTEDFQLNINDVLGETDKNTKLIFLCSPNNPTGNSLKKEAMLELANQFHGLVIVDEAYIDFAPGKTLMAELEHYPNLVILQTFSKAWGMAGIRLGMAFGSKELIDILNKIKYPYNLNILTQEKAMELLDKKVTVQKWVKLLIAEREKMEKLFVEFPFVVKVYPSEANFLLVKMHDARGIYNYLVEEGIIVRDRSKVHLCDESLRITIGNSEENESLLSALKKLI, encoded by the coding sequence ATGGAACTAAATAATCTACTCCGCGAGAACATAAAAAACCTGAAGCCATACTCATCAGCACGTGACGAGTACAGTGGCGACGCGATGGTTTTTCTCGATGCCAACGAAAATCCTTTTAACGAACCATACAACCGTTATCCCGATCCTTTACAGCGATTGGTAAAAGAAAAGATTGCGGTATTAAAAAAGGTAGGTTCTGAAAATATTTTTCTGGGAAATGGCAGCGATGAACCGATCGATTTGCTTATCCGTGCTTTTTGCGAACCGGGAAAAGACAATGTGGTTAGCATCGACCCAACTTACGGCATGTACAAAGTAGCTGCAGATATTTCAGGTGTTGAACTTCGCAAAGTTTCACTAACTGAGGATTTTCAGCTGAACATTAATGATGTTCTTGGCGAAACCGACAAAAACACCAAGCTGATATTTTTATGTTCTCCCAACAATCCAACCGGCAACAGTCTGAAAAAAGAAGCGATGCTGGAGCTGGCCAATCAATTTCACGGGCTGGTAATTGTTGATGAAGCGTACATCGATTTTGCACCGGGAAAAACCTTAATGGCAGAGCTGGAGCATTATCCCAATCTGGTAATTCTGCAAACTTTTTCAAAAGCCTGGGGAATGGCCGGAATTCGTTTGGGCATGGCTTTCGGAAGCAAAGAATTGATTGACATTCTGAACAAAATAAAATATCCGTACAACCTGAATATTCTTACCCAGGAAAAAGCGATGGAACTGCTCGACAAAAAAGTTACCGTACAGAAATGGGTGAAACTATTGATTGCCGAGCGCGAAAAAATGGAAAAGCTGTTTGTTGAGTTTCCGTTTGTGGTTAAAGTCTATCCATCCGAAGCAAATTTCCTGCTGGTAAAAATGCACGATGCCCGCGGTATTTACAACTACCTGGTTGAAGAAGGCATTATTGTTCGCGACCGTTCGAAAGTACATTTGTGCGACGAAAGTTTACGAATAACCATTGGTAATTCCGAAGAGAACGAAAGCCTCTTAAGTGCGCTTAAAAAACTAATTTAA